The following coding sequences are from one Prionailurus viverrinus isolate Anna chromosome D2, UM_Priviv_1.0, whole genome shotgun sequence window:
- the IKZF5 gene encoding zinc finger protein Pegasus isoform X1, translated as MGEKKPEPLDFVKDFQEYLTQQTHHVNMISGSVSGDKEAEALQGAGTDGDQNGLDHPSVEVSLDENSGMLVDGFERTFDGKLKCRYCNYASKGTARLIEHIRIHTGEKPHRCHLCPFASAYERHLEAHMRSHTGEKPYKCELCSFRCSDRSNLSHHRRRKHKMVPIKGTRSSLSSKKMWGVLQKKTSNLGYSRRALINLSPPSMVVQKPDYLNDFTHEIPNIQTDSYESMAKTAPTGGLPRDPQELMVDNPLNQLSTLAGQLSSLPPENQNPASPDVVPCPDEKPFMMQQPSAQAVVAAVSASIPQSSSPTSPEPRPPHSQRNYSPVAGPSSEPSAHTSTPSLGNSQPSTPAPTLPVQDPQLLHHCQHCDMYFADNILYTIHMGCHGYENPFQCNICGCKCKNKYDFACHFARGQHNQH; from the exons atggGTGAAAAGAAACCAGAGCCTTTGGACTTCGTGAAAGATTTCCAGGAATATCTGACTCAACAGACTCATCATGTGAATATGATTTCTGGATCAGTTAGTGGGGATAAAGAAGCAGAGGCTCTTCAGGGAG CTGGAACAGATGGTGATCAAAATGGACTCGATCACCCATCTGTTGAAGTTTCTCTGGATGAAAACTCAGGAATGTTAGTAGACGGGTTTGAAAGGACCTTTGATGGGAAGCTCAAGTGTCGGTACTGCAACTATGCCAGCAAAGGAACAGCCCGGCTTATTGAACACATTAGAATCCACACAG gtGAGAAACCTCATAGGTGTCACTTATGTCCATTTGCATCTGCTTACGAGCGCCATCTGGAAGCCCACATGCGTTCCCATACAGGAGAAAAACCATACAAATGTGAATTATGTTCCTTCCGCTGCAGTGATCGAAGTAACCTGTCCCATCATCGAAGGCGCAAGCATAAAATGGTACCAATTAAAGGCACTAGGTCTTCCTTAAGCAGCAAGAAAATGTGGGGAgttttacagaagaaaacaagcaatCTGGGCTATAGCAGAAGAGCACTAATCAACTTAAGTCCACCTTCCATGGTGGTTCAGAAGCCAGACTACCTTAACGACTTTACCCATGAAATCCCAAATATCCAGACCGACTCGTATGAAAGTATGGCAAAAACCGCACCAACGGGTGGCCTGCCAAGGGACCCACAAGAACTCATGGTTGACAACCCTTTAAATCAGCTCTCGACTCTGGCAGGACAGTTGTCCAGTTTACCGCCGGAGAACCAAAACCCCGCCTCCCCCGACGTGGTCCCCTGCCCCGATGAGAAGCCTTTCATGATGCAGCAGCCCTCTGCCCAAGCGGTCGTTGCCGCCGTGTCCGCGAGTATTCCTCAGAGCTCCTCCCCCACGAGCCCTGAGCCTCGGCCGCCCCACAGCCAGAGGAACTACAGTCCGGTGGCAGGTCCGAGCAGCGAACCGAGTGCCCACACCAGTACCCCCAGCCTAGGGAACAGCCAGCCGAGCACTCCGGCTCCCACGCTGCCGGTCCAGGACCCTCAGCTCCTGCACCACTGCCAGCACTGTGATATGTACTTCGCCGACAACATCCTTTACACTATTCATATGGGATGTCATGGGTATGAAAATCCTTTCCAGTGTAACATATGCGGCTGCAAATGTAAAAACAAGTATGATTTTGCCTGTCATTTTGCAAGGGGACAACATAACCAACACTGA
- the IKZF5 gene encoding zinc finger protein Pegasus isoform X2 has translation MLVDGFERTFDGKLKCRYCNYASKGTARLIEHIRIHTGEKPHRCHLCPFASAYERHLEAHMRSHTGEKPYKCELCSFRCSDRSNLSHHRRRKHKMVPIKGTRSSLSSKKMWGVLQKKTSNLGYSRRALINLSPPSMVVQKPDYLNDFTHEIPNIQTDSYESMAKTAPTGGLPRDPQELMVDNPLNQLSTLAGQLSSLPPENQNPASPDVVPCPDEKPFMMQQPSAQAVVAAVSASIPQSSSPTSPEPRPPHSQRNYSPVAGPSSEPSAHTSTPSLGNSQPSTPAPTLPVQDPQLLHHCQHCDMYFADNILYTIHMGCHGYENPFQCNICGCKCKNKYDFACHFARGQHNQH, from the exons ATGTTAGTAGACGGGTTTGAAAGGACCTTTGATGGGAAGCTCAAGTGTCGGTACTGCAACTATGCCAGCAAAGGAACAGCCCGGCTTATTGAACACATTAGAATCCACACAG gtGAGAAACCTCATAGGTGTCACTTATGTCCATTTGCATCTGCTTACGAGCGCCATCTGGAAGCCCACATGCGTTCCCATACAGGAGAAAAACCATACAAATGTGAATTATGTTCCTTCCGCTGCAGTGATCGAAGTAACCTGTCCCATCATCGAAGGCGCAAGCATAAAATGGTACCAATTAAAGGCACTAGGTCTTCCTTAAGCAGCAAGAAAATGTGGGGAgttttacagaagaaaacaagcaatCTGGGCTATAGCAGAAGAGCACTAATCAACTTAAGTCCACCTTCCATGGTGGTTCAGAAGCCAGACTACCTTAACGACTTTACCCATGAAATCCCAAATATCCAGACCGACTCGTATGAAAGTATGGCAAAAACCGCACCAACGGGTGGCCTGCCAAGGGACCCACAAGAACTCATGGTTGACAACCCTTTAAATCAGCTCTCGACTCTGGCAGGACAGTTGTCCAGTTTACCGCCGGAGAACCAAAACCCCGCCTCCCCCGACGTGGTCCCCTGCCCCGATGAGAAGCCTTTCATGATGCAGCAGCCCTCTGCCCAAGCGGTCGTTGCCGCCGTGTCCGCGAGTATTCCTCAGAGCTCCTCCCCCACGAGCCCTGAGCCTCGGCCGCCCCACAGCCAGAGGAACTACAGTCCGGTGGCAGGTCCGAGCAGCGAACCGAGTGCCCACACCAGTACCCCCAGCCTAGGGAACAGCCAGCCGAGCACTCCGGCTCCCACGCTGCCGGTCCAGGACCCTCAGCTCCTGCACCACTGCCAGCACTGTGATATGTACTTCGCCGACAACATCCTTTACACTATTCATATGGGATGTCATGGGTATGAAAATCCTTTCCAGTGTAACATATGCGGCTGCAAATGTAAAAACAAGTATGATTTTGCCTGTCATTTTGCAAGGGGACAACATAACCAACACTGA